Proteins co-encoded in one Cupriavidus nantongensis genomic window:
- a CDS encoding L,D-transpeptidase family protein encodes MPQTLNAAVRRLGAVVIACATWLAVPAFANEPMWFLQGRPVPEARQAVDALAAVAADGLDPRDYDAEALRQAVTQAAHGPALPPDAAARLDAALSAAMERMLSDLHGGRINPRAVHANFAPSAERPFDPATWLRDAVAQHRLPEAIRLAAPTFPLYGTLRQALARYRDIARQPVWQQPLPPLPAGKLTPGQPWTGAAALTARLVVLGDLPAGTQAPPRYEGVLVDGVKAFQSRHGLQPDGVIGAATLAQLNLPIAERVRQIELTMERLRWTPLDGPRMIVVNVPEFMLRAYEIRDGKLDIKLEMKVIVGKALDTRTPLFEEDMRYIEFSPYWNIPPSIARRETVPRLRRDPGYFNRQGLEFVGGDGKAVTTLSEENLEAVLNGSLRIRQRPGPLNALGDIKFVFPNNENIYLHHTPSPQLFKRDRRDFSHGCIRVEAPVALAQFVLHDMPEWNEARIREAMARGKSNTVRLQQPLPVVLAYGTVIARADGRVSFLPDIYGHDKLLDKALRQRNGRPQPRAVASASGVAP; translated from the coding sequence ATGCCCCAGACCCTGAATGCTGCCGTGCGCCGCCTTGGCGCCGTCGTCATTGCCTGTGCCACGTGGCTCGCCGTTCCCGCCTTCGCCAACGAGCCGATGTGGTTCTTGCAGGGCAGGCCAGTGCCGGAGGCGCGCCAGGCAGTGGATGCGCTGGCCGCGGTGGCCGCCGATGGCCTCGATCCGCGCGACTACGATGCCGAAGCGCTGCGCCAGGCGGTAACCCAGGCCGCCCACGGCCCGGCGCTGCCGCCCGATGCCGCGGCGCGGCTGGATGCGGCGCTGAGCGCCGCCATGGAGCGGATGCTGTCCGACCTGCACGGCGGCCGCATCAACCCGCGCGCGGTCCATGCCAATTTCGCGCCGTCGGCCGAACGGCCTTTCGATCCGGCCACCTGGCTGCGCGATGCCGTTGCCCAGCATCGCCTGCCCGAGGCCATCCGCCTGGCGGCACCCACGTTTCCGCTGTACGGCACGCTGCGCCAGGCCCTGGCCCGCTACCGCGACATTGCGCGGCAGCCGGTGTGGCAACAGCCGCTGCCGCCGCTGCCGGCCGGCAAGCTGACGCCGGGCCAGCCGTGGACCGGCGCCGCGGCGCTGACCGCGCGCCTGGTGGTGCTGGGCGACCTGCCGGCCGGCACGCAGGCGCCGCCGCGCTACGAGGGTGTGCTGGTCGATGGCGTCAAGGCCTTCCAGTCGCGCCATGGCTTGCAGCCCGACGGCGTGATCGGCGCGGCCACGCTGGCGCAGCTGAACCTGCCCATCGCCGAGCGCGTGCGGCAGATCGAACTGACCATGGAGCGCCTGCGCTGGACCCCGCTGGACGGTCCGCGCATGATTGTGGTCAACGTGCCGGAATTCATGCTGCGCGCCTATGAAATCCGCGACGGCAAGCTCGACATCAAGCTGGAGATGAAGGTGATCGTCGGCAAGGCTCTCGATACGCGCACGCCGCTGTTCGAAGAGGACATGCGCTATATCGAATTCAGCCCTTACTGGAACATCCCGCCGTCGATCGCGCGCCGCGAAACGGTGCCGCGGCTGCGCCGCGATCCGGGCTATTTCAACCGGCAGGGGCTGGAGTTCGTTGGCGGCGACGGCAAGGCCGTGACCACCTTGTCCGAGGAAAACCTGGAGGCGGTGCTGAACGGCAGCCTGCGCATCCGCCAGCGGCCCGGCCCGCTCAACGCGCTGGGCGACATCAAGTTCGTATTCCCCAACAACGAGAACATCTACCTGCACCACACCCCGTCGCCGCAGCTGTTCAAGCGCGACCGGCGCGACTTCAGCCACGGCTGCATCCGCGTGGAAGCCCCAGTAGCGCTGGCGCAATTCGTATTGCACGATATGCCGGAATGGAACGAAGCCCGGATCCGCGAGGCGATGGCACGGGGCAAGTCGAACACGGTGCGCCTGCAGCAGCCGTTGCCGGTGGTGCTGGCTTACGGCACGGTCATCGCGCGCGCCGATGGTCGTGTATCCTTCCTGCCTGACATCTACGGTCACGACAAATTGCTGGACAAGGCGCTGCGGCAACGCAACGGCCGCCCCCAGCCGCGCGCTGTGGCAAGCGCCTCCGGCGTCGCCCCTTGA
- a CDS encoding YcbK family protein, whose protein sequence is MTDATRKARRRFLHTTGTLALAAGLMPLAPRGALASVPGNLPANLPGNLPANQALAGLPDARTLAFDHTHTGERVSLVYAVGERFVPEALTTLNGFLRDHYSGKVGTIDPQLFDLLFQVRRELGTDKPFQVISGYRSPATNSRLRNSRGGGVAKHSLHMDGKAIDIRLAGVSLADVRDAAKSLQRGGVGYYESDQFVHLDTGRVRYW, encoded by the coding sequence ATGACTGACGCGACGCGCAAGGCACGCCGCCGCTTTCTTCATACCACCGGAACCCTGGCGCTCGCCGCCGGCCTGATGCCGCTGGCGCCGCGCGGTGCGCTGGCCAGCGTGCCCGGGAATTTGCCTGCGAATCTGCCCGGGAATCTGCCCGCCAACCAGGCGCTGGCCGGCCTGCCGGATGCCCGCACGCTGGCTTTCGATCACACCCACACCGGCGAGCGCGTGTCGCTGGTCTATGCCGTGGGCGAGCGTTTCGTGCCCGAGGCGCTGACCACGCTCAACGGTTTCCTGCGCGACCATTATTCTGGCAAGGTCGGCACCATCGATCCGCAGCTGTTCGACCTGTTGTTCCAGGTGCGCCGCGAACTCGGCACCGACAAGCCGTTCCAGGTCATTTCCGGCTACCGCAGCCCGGCCACCAATTCGCGCCTGCGCAACTCGCGCGGCGGCGGGGTGGCCAAGCACAGCCTGCATATGGACGGCAAGGCGATCGACATTCGTTTGGCCGGCGTGTCGCTGGCCGATGTGCGCGATGCCGCCAAGTCATTGCAGCGCGGCGGCGTCGGCTACTACGAGTCCGACCAGTTCGTGCATCTCGACACCGGGCGCGTGCGCTACTGGTAA
- a CDS encoding MFS transporter — translation MANVQNVAVPGGGAQNAPMTAEERKVIFASSLGTVFEWYDFYLYGSLAAIIAKQFFAGLDPTSAFIFALLAFAAGFIVRPFGALVFGRLGDMIGRKYTFLVTILIMGVSTFIVGLLPGYATIGWAAPIILIALRMLQGLALGGEYGGAATYVAEHAPHGKRGAYTSWIQTTATLGLFLSLIVILLCREATGPNFETWGWRIPFLLSILLLGVSVYIRLSMNESPAFQRMKAEGKTSKAPLTESFGQWRNLKIVILALLGLTAGQAVVWYTGQFYALFFLTQVLKVDAKTANLLIAGALVIGTPFFIFFGALSDKIGRKWIIMAGCALAVLTYFPLFKALTHYANPALERAQQSAQIVVTADPKQCSFQGSPIAREIDFRSSCDIAKRTLAQASASYEVVEAPAGTVASVKIGDKEIKAFDAKLVNGHSFDDASKQQIAAFKKEVGSSMAAAGYPTKADPAQMNTIMVLVILVILVIYVTMVYGPIAAMLVELFPTRIRYTSMSLPYHIGNGWFGGLLPTISFALVAQNGNIYYGLWYPIIIAALTFVVGALFIRETKDVNIYAND, via the coding sequence ATGGCAAACGTGCAAAACGTTGCGGTGCCCGGAGGGGGCGCGCAGAACGCACCGATGACTGCCGAAGAGCGCAAGGTGATCTTTGCCTCGTCGCTGGGCACGGTGTTCGAGTGGTACGACTTTTACCTGTATGGCTCGCTGGCGGCGATCATCGCCAAGCAGTTCTTTGCCGGGCTGGACCCGACCTCGGCCTTCATCTTCGCGCTGCTCGCGTTTGCCGCCGGCTTTATCGTGCGGCCGTTCGGCGCGCTGGTGTTCGGCCGCCTCGGCGACATGATCGGGCGCAAGTACACCTTCCTGGTGACGATCCTGATCATGGGCGTGTCGACCTTCATCGTCGGCCTGCTGCCCGGCTACGCCACCATCGGCTGGGCCGCGCCGATCATCCTGATCGCGCTGCGCATGCTGCAGGGCCTGGCGCTGGGCGGCGAGTACGGCGGTGCCGCGACCTACGTGGCCGAACACGCCCCGCACGGCAAGCGCGGTGCGTACACCTCGTGGATCCAGACCACCGCCACGCTCGGCCTGTTCCTGTCGCTGATCGTGATCCTGCTGTGCCGCGAGGCGACCGGTCCCAACTTCGAGACCTGGGGCTGGCGCATCCCGTTCCTGCTGTCGATCCTGCTGCTGGGCGTGTCGGTCTATATCCGGCTGTCGATGAATGAATCGCCGGCGTTCCAGCGCATGAAGGCCGAGGGCAAGACCTCCAAGGCACCGCTGACCGAATCGTTCGGCCAATGGCGCAACCTGAAGATCGTGATCCTGGCGCTGCTGGGCCTGACCGCCGGCCAGGCCGTGGTCTGGTACACCGGCCAGTTCTACGCGCTGTTCTTCCTGACCCAGGTGCTCAAGGTCGATGCCAAGACGGCCAACCTGCTGATCGCCGGCGCACTGGTGATCGGCACGCCGTTCTTCATCTTCTTCGGCGCGCTGTCGGACAAGATCGGCCGCAAGTGGATCATCATGGCGGGCTGCGCGCTGGCCGTGCTGACCTACTTCCCGCTGTTCAAGGCCCTGACCCACTACGCCAACCCGGCGCTGGAGCGCGCCCAGCAAAGCGCCCAGATCGTGGTGACCGCGGATCCGAAGCAGTGCTCGTTCCAGGGCAGCCCGATCGCCCGCGAGATCGACTTCCGCAGCTCGTGCGACATCGCCAAGCGTACCCTGGCGCAGGCCTCGGCAAGCTATGAAGTGGTCGAGGCCCCGGCCGGTACCGTGGCCAGCGTCAAGATCGGCGACAAGGAGATCAAGGCCTTCGATGCCAAGCTGGTGAACGGCCACAGCTTCGACGACGCCAGCAAGCAGCAGATCGCGGCGTTCAAGAAGGAAGTGGGCAGCTCGATGGCCGCGGCCGGTTACCCGACCAAGGCCGACCCGGCGCAGATGAACACGATCATGGTGCTGGTGATCCTGGTCATCCTGGTGATCTACGTCACCATGGTGTACGGCCCGATTGCCGCCATGCTGGTGGAACTGTTCCCGACCCGCATCCGCTACACCTCGATGTCGCTGCCCTACCATATCGGCAACGGCTGGTTCGGCGGCCTGCTGCCCACCATCTCGTTCGCGCTGGTGGCCCAGAACGGCAACATCTACTACGGCCTCTGGTACCCGATCATCATCGCCGCACTCACCTTCGTGGTCGGCGCGCTGTTTATCCGCGAGACCAAGGACGTGAACATCTACGCCAACGACTGA
- a CDS encoding DUF4212 domain-containing protein, which yields MNDTPAPGSADARHRLAWHRNLRWIGGLLAVWFTVTFVVAWFARDLRFDFFGWPFSFWVGAQGALVVYVLMAALYAWRMNHDDAEAEAHRAGPPPAAMPSQGASRGPGADAA from the coding sequence ATGAACGACACCCCTGCCCCCGGCAGCGCCGACGCGCGCCATCGCCTCGCCTGGCATCGCAACCTGCGCTGGATCGGCGGCCTGCTCGCGGTCTGGTTCACGGTCACCTTCGTGGTGGCGTGGTTTGCACGCGACCTGCGCTTCGACTTCTTCGGCTGGCCGTTCTCGTTCTGGGTCGGCGCGCAGGGCGCGCTGGTGGTCTATGTGCTGATGGCCGCGCTCTACGCCTGGCGCATGAACCATGACGATGCCGAAGCCGAAGCCCACCGCGCCGGGCCGCCGCCGGCGGCAATGCCATCGCAAGGCGCGTCGCGCGGGCCCGGCGCGGATGCTGCATAG
- a CDS encoding sensor histidine kinase has protein sequence MSLLRLPWRRVPRATPPPPSTPDATDQDLADALPHLEESTAHPAPRSLFGEILDWMLAPLLLLWPMSIAVTYLVAKSIANGPFDRALEASAIVLSQQVREVNGRVTLQLPLSAREILRADETDNIYYQVVGKRGEYIAGDQDLPLPSEEDQGHAGLVSLRDDRVAGNDVRVAYTYIELKQVSGTQPVLVQVAETLDKRARLANEIIKGVILPQFVILPLAVVLVWFGLSRGLAPLTAIQQRIRARNPGDTSPIDERAAPQEITPLVGSFNDLLARLDQSVQTQKRFIADAAHQMKTPLAGLRMQAELAQREQSPEELRRSLAQIAGSSERTAHLVTQLLSLARMENLAGTGGMAALDLAALAREVVKDWLPRAWARDIDLGLDADDHPVMVQGNRLMLTEMLNNLLDNAIRYTPRGGRATVRVSADAFEPFAYLDVEDTGPGIAPSERERVMERFYRVLGTNTEGSGLGLAIVREIVQQHGGDVQISDHVYQQSPRLAGAHFRVTLRRPENFPSA, from the coding sequence ATGAGCCTGCTGCGACTGCCCTGGCGGCGCGTGCCGCGCGCCACGCCCCCTCCCCCCTCCACGCCGGACGCTACCGACCAGGACCTGGCCGACGCGCTGCCGCACCTGGAGGAAAGCACCGCCCACCCCGCGCCGCGCTCGCTGTTCGGCGAGATCCTCGACTGGATGCTGGCGCCGCTGCTGCTGCTCTGGCCGATGAGCATCGCGGTGACCTACCTGGTGGCCAAGTCGATCGCCAATGGTCCGTTCGACCGCGCGCTCGAAGCCAGCGCCATCGTGCTGTCGCAGCAGGTGCGCGAGGTCAACGGCCGCGTCACGCTGCAGCTGCCGCTGTCGGCGCGCGAGATCCTGCGCGCCGACGAGACCGACAATATCTACTACCAGGTGGTCGGCAAGCGCGGCGAGTACATCGCCGGCGACCAGGACCTGCCGCTGCCTTCCGAGGAAGACCAGGGCCACGCCGGGCTGGTGTCGCTGCGCGATGACCGCGTCGCCGGCAACGACGTGCGCGTGGCCTACACCTATATCGAGCTGAAGCAGGTCAGCGGCACCCAGCCGGTGCTGGTGCAGGTGGCCGAAACGCTGGACAAGCGCGCGCGGCTGGCCAACGAGATCATCAAGGGCGTGATCCTGCCGCAGTTCGTGATCCTGCCGCTGGCGGTGGTGCTGGTGTGGTTCGGGCTGTCCCGCGGGCTGGCGCCGCTGACCGCGATCCAGCAGCGCATCCGCGCACGCAACCCGGGCGATACCAGCCCCATCGACGAACGCGCCGCGCCGCAGGAGATCACGCCGCTGGTGGGCTCGTTCAACGACCTGCTGGCGCGGCTGGACCAGTCGGTGCAGACCCAGAAGCGCTTTATCGCCGATGCCGCGCACCAGATGAAGACCCCGCTGGCGGGCCTGCGCATGCAGGCCGAGCTGGCGCAGCGCGAGCAGTCGCCGGAAGAACTGCGGCGCTCGCTGGCGCAGATCGCGGGCAGCTCGGAACGCACCGCGCACCTGGTGACGCAGCTGCTGTCGCTGGCGCGCATGGAAAACCTGGCCGGCACCGGCGGCATGGCCGCGCTCGACCTGGCGGCGCTGGCGCGCGAAGTGGTCAAGGACTGGCTGCCGCGGGCATGGGCGCGCGACATCGACCTGGGCCTGGATGCCGACGACCATCCGGTGATGGTCCAGGGCAATCGCCTGATGCTGACCGAGATGCTGAACAACCTGCTCGACAACGCCATCCGCTACACGCCGCGCGGCGGCCGCGCCACGGTGCGGGTCAGCGCCGACGCCTTCGAACCGTTCGCCTATCTGGACGTGGAAGACACCGGCCCGGGCATTGCGCCGTCGGAGCGAGAGCGCGTGATGGAGCGCTTCTACCGCGTGCTCGGCACCAACACCGAAGGCAGCGGCCTGGGCCTGGCGATCGTGCGTGAAATCGTGCAGCAGCACGGCGGCGACGTGCAGATCTCGGACCACGTCTACCAGCAATCGCCACGGCTGGCCGGCGCGCATTTCCGCGTGACGCTGCGCCGTCCCGAAAACTTTCCGTCCGCATGA
- a CDS encoding response regulator transcription factor translates to MRILIAEDDDVLADGLTRSLRHSGYAVDHVANGLEADSALSTQTFDLLILDLGLPRMSGLEVLKRLRARGAMLPVLILTAADSVDERVKGLDLGADDYMAKPFALSELEARVRALVRRGAGGGATLMRHGPLAYDQVGRIAYLNDQMLELSAREIGLLEILLTRSGRLVSKEQLVDHLCEWGEEVSNNAIEVYVHRLRKKIEVGGIRIATVRGLGYCLEKFQPAVATPH, encoded by the coding sequence ATGCGCATTCTGATCGCCGAAGATGACGACGTGCTGGCCGACGGCCTGACCCGTTCGCTACGCCACTCGGGCTACGCCGTCGACCATGTCGCCAATGGCCTGGAAGCCGACTCGGCGCTGTCGACCCAGACCTTCGACCTGCTGATCCTCGACCTGGGCCTGCCGCGCATGTCCGGGCTGGAGGTGCTCAAGCGCCTGCGCGCGCGCGGCGCGATGCTGCCGGTGCTGATCCTGACCGCCGCCGACAGCGTCGACGAGCGCGTCAAGGGCCTGGACCTCGGCGCCGACGACTACATGGCCAAACCCTTCGCGCTGTCCGAGCTGGAAGCGCGCGTGCGCGCGCTGGTGCGGCGCGGCGCCGGCGGCGGTGCCACGCTGATGCGGCACGGGCCGCTGGCGTACGACCAGGTCGGGCGCATCGCCTATCTCAATGACCAGATGCTGGAGCTGTCCGCGCGCGAGATCGGCCTGCTCGAGATCCTGCTCACGCGCAGCGGCCGCCTGGTATCGAAGGAACAGCTGGTGGACCACCTGTGCGAATGGGGCGAGGAAGTCAGCAACAATGCCATCGAAGTCTATGTGCACCGCCTGCGCAAGAAGATCGAGGTCGGCGGCATCCGCATCGCCACCGTGCGCGGGCTGGGCTACTGCCTGGAGAAATTCCAGCCGGCGGTGGCCACGCCGCATTGA
- the recA gene encoding recombinase RecA — MDDKKAGAGVSAEKQKALAAALSQIEKQFGKGSIMRLGDGEVEKDIQVVSTGSLGLDIALGVGGLPRGRVVEIYGPESSGKTTLTLQVVAEMQKLGGTCAFIDAEHALDVNYASKLGVNVGDLLISQPDTGEQALEITDALVRSGSIDLIIIDSVAALVPKAEIEGEMGDSLPGLQARLMSQALRKLTGTIKRTNCLVIFINQIRMKIGVMFGSPETTTGGNALKFYASVRLDIRRIGSIKKGDDVIGNETKVKVVKNKVSPPFREAFFDILYGQGISRQGEIIDLGVDAKIVEKSGAWYSYNGEKIGQGKDNAREYLRENPDIAAEIENKVRAALGVVAMNPTAAAAAATVED, encoded by the coding sequence ATGGACGACAAGAAGGCAGGTGCCGGCGTGAGCGCCGAGAAGCAGAAGGCGCTTGCCGCCGCGCTCTCCCAGATCGAGAAGCAGTTCGGCAAGGGCTCGATCATGCGCCTGGGCGACGGCGAGGTCGAAAAGGACATCCAGGTGGTTTCCACCGGTTCGCTCGGCCTGGACATCGCGCTTGGCGTCGGTGGCCTGCCGCGCGGCCGCGTGGTCGAGATCTACGGGCCGGAATCGTCGGGCAAGACCACGCTGACGCTGCAGGTGGTGGCCGAGATGCAGAAGCTGGGCGGCACCTGCGCCTTTATCGACGCCGAGCACGCGCTGGACGTCAACTACGCCTCCAAGCTCGGCGTCAATGTCGGCGACCTGCTGATCTCGCAGCCCGACACCGGCGAGCAGGCCCTCGAAATCACCGACGCGCTGGTGCGCTCGGGCTCGATCGACCTGATCATCATCGACTCGGTCGCGGCGCTGGTGCCCAAGGCCGAAATCGAAGGCGAAATGGGCGATTCTCTGCCCGGCCTGCAGGCCCGCCTGATGAGCCAGGCGCTGCGCAAGCTGACCGGCACCATCAAGCGCACCAACTGCCTGGTGATTTTCATCAACCAGATCCGCATGAAGATCGGCGTGATGTTCGGCTCGCCCGAAACCACCACCGGCGGCAACGCGCTGAAGTTCTACGCCTCGGTGCGCCTGGACATCCGCCGCATCGGCTCGATCAAGAAGGGCGACGACGTGATCGGCAACGAGACCAAGGTCAAGGTGGTCAAGAACAAGGTGTCGCCGCCGTTCCGCGAGGCCTTCTTCGACATCCTCTACGGCCAGGGCATCTCGCGCCAGGGCGAGATCATCGACCTGGGCGTCGATGCCAAGATCGTCGAGAAGTCCGGCGCCTGGTACAGCTACAACGGCGAGAAGATCGGCCAGGGCAAGGACAACGCCCGTGAATACCTGCGCGAGAACCCGGACATTGCAGCCGAGATCGAAAACAAGGTGCGCGCGGCGCTGGGCGTGGTGGCCATGAACCCCACCGCCGCAGCCGCGGCGGCAACGGTCGAAGACTGA
- the recX gene encoding recombination regulator RecX has translation MATRPPLSLKARAVGYLSRREHSRAELARKLAPHAESPEQLEQLLDALERENWLSNQRFADSLVHRRGARYGTARVMQEAKTHKLDSEQLGELQERLRATEAERAREVWRKRFGTPPDTPEARARQIRFMVARGFSRAVVGKIIQGADEDYGDAD, from the coding sequence ATGGCAACCCGTCCCCCGCTGTCGCTGAAGGCCCGCGCCGTCGGCTACCTGTCGCGCCGCGAGCACAGCCGCGCCGAGCTGGCGCGCAAGCTGGCGCCGCATGCAGAATCGCCGGAGCAGCTGGAACAGCTGCTGGACGCGCTGGAGCGCGAGAACTGGCTGTCGAACCAGCGCTTTGCCGACAGCCTCGTGCATCGCCGCGGCGCCCGCTACGGCACCGCGCGCGTGATGCAGGAGGCCAAGACCCACAAGCTCGACAGCGAACAGCTGGGCGAACTGCAGGAGCGCCTGCGCGCCACCGAGGCCGAGCGCGCGCGCGAGGTCTGGCGCAAGCGCTTCGGCACGCCGCCCGACACGCCCGAGGCGCGCGCCAGGCAGATCCGCTTCATGGTGGCGCGCGGCTTTTCGCGCGCGGTGGTCGGCAAGATCATCCAGGGCGCGGACGAGGACTACGGCGACGCGGACTGA
- a CDS encoding DUF2889 domain-containing protein: MPLSQPVNRSLRHRRAIAAEAYQREDGLWDIEVRLTDTKPRDIELAGDRIRPQGQPLHDLWLRITIDEQMTVLDAEACSDWVPYPSQCDTIGPAYRKLIGLNLRKGFRKAVRERLGGVGGCSHLTEAAGVLPSTAIQAFAGEVISIRDNGEDDPNPEPPYQLNGCHALRFDGEVVRQFYPRWYGHQPTPKARAEAAPAVASAPQAQQPAANGDRGGHAIDGNDAVPADRPTGTSG, translated from the coding sequence ATGCCTCTGTCCCAGCCCGTCAACCGCTCCCTGCGTCACCGTCGCGCCATCGCGGCCGAGGCGTACCAGAGGGAGGACGGCCTGTGGGACATCGAGGTGCGCCTGACCGACACCAAGCCCCGCGACATCGAACTGGCCGGCGACCGCATCCGCCCGCAAGGCCAGCCGCTGCACGACCTGTGGCTGCGCATCACGATCGATGAGCAAATGACGGTGCTGGATGCCGAAGCCTGTTCCGACTGGGTGCCTTACCCGTCGCAGTGCGACACCATCGGTCCGGCCTACCGCAAGCTGATCGGACTGAACCTGCGCAAGGGTTTCCGCAAGGCCGTGCGCGAGCGCCTGGGCGGGGTCGGCGGCTGTTCCCACCTGACCGAAGCCGCCGGCGTGCTGCCCAGCACCGCGATCCAGGCCTTTGCCGGCGAGGTCATCAGTATCCGCGACAACGGCGAGGACGATCCGAATCCGGAACCGCCCTATCAGTTGAACGGCTGCCACGCCCTGCGTTTCGACGGCGAGGTGGTTCGTCAGTTTTACCCGCGCTGGTATGGTCACCAGCCGACGCCCAAGGCAAGGGCCGAGGCCGCGCCTGCCGTCGCATCCGCGCCCCAGGCGCAGCAGCCCGCGGCCAATGGCGACCGCGGTGGTCACGCAATCGACGGCAACGACGCTGTCCCGGCCGACCGGCCGACCGGCACCTCCGGCTGA
- the sucC gene encoding ADP-forming succinate--CoA ligase subunit beta has protein sequence MNIHEYQGKEILRKYNVPVPRGIPAFSVDEALKAAEQLGGPVWVVKAQIHAGGRGKGGGVKVAKSMDEVKTYASNILGMQLVTHQTGPEGKKVNRLLIEEGADIKKELYVSLVVDRVSQKIALMASSEGGMDIEEVAAHSPEKIHTLIVEPSTGLTDADADDIARKIGVPDASVAQARQALQGLYKAFYETDASLAEINPLILTGDGKVIALDAKFNFDSNALFRHPEIVAYRDLDEEDANEIEASKFDLAYISLDGNIGCLVNGAGLAMATMDTIKLFGGEPANFLDVGGGATTEKVTEAFKLMLKNPNVQAILVNIFGGIMRCDVIAEGVISASKAVSLNVPLVVRMKGTNEELGRKMLADSGLPIISADTMEEAAQKVVAAAAGK, from the coding sequence ATGAATATCCATGAGTATCAAGGCAAGGAAATCCTGCGCAAATACAATGTGCCGGTTCCGCGCGGCATCCCCGCGTTCTCGGTTGACGAGGCCCTGAAGGCCGCAGAACAGCTCGGCGGCCCGGTGTGGGTTGTCAAGGCGCAGATCCACGCGGGTGGCCGCGGCAAGGGCGGCGGCGTCAAGGTTGCCAAGAGCATGGACGAGGTCAAGACCTACGCGTCCAACATTCTCGGCATGCAGCTGGTCACGCACCAGACCGGTCCGGAAGGCAAGAAGGTCAACCGCCTGCTGATCGAAGAAGGCGCCGACATCAAGAAGGAACTGTACGTTTCGCTGGTGGTGGACCGCGTGTCGCAGAAGATCGCCCTGATGGCGTCGAGCGAAGGCGGCATGGACATCGAGGAAGTCGCTGCCCACTCCCCGGAAAAGATCCACACCCTGATCGTCGAGCCGTCGACCGGCCTGACCGACGCTGACGCCGACGACATCGCCCGCAAGATCGGCGTGCCCGACGCGAGCGTGGCGCAAGCCCGCCAGGCCCTGCAAGGCCTGTACAAGGCGTTCTACGAAACCGACGCCTCGCTGGCCGAAATCAACCCGCTGATCCTGACCGGCGACGGCAAGGTGATCGCGCTCGACGCCAAGTTCAACTTCGACTCGAACGCGCTGTTCCGTCATCCGGAAATCGTCGCCTACCGCGACCTGGATGAAGAAGACGCCAACGAAATCGAAGCCTCGAAGTTCGACCTGGCCTACATCTCGCTGGACGGCAACATCGGCTGCCTGGTGAACGGCGCCGGCCTGGCCATGGCCACCATGGACACCATCAAGCTGTTCGGCGGCGAGCCGGCCAACTTCCTCGACGTGGGCGGCGGTGCCACCACCGAGAAGGTGACCGAAGCCTTCAAGCTGATGCTGAAGAACCCGAACGTGCAGGCCATCCTGGTCAACATCTTCGGCGGCATCATGCGTTGCGACGTGATCGCCGAAGGCGTGATCTCGGCGTCGAAGGCCGTGTCGCTGAACGTGCCGCTGGTCGTGCGCATGAAGGGCACCAACGAAGAGCTGGGCCGCAAGATGCTGGCTGACTCGGGCCTGCCGATCATCTCGGCCGACACGATGGAAGAAGCCGCCCAGAAGGTCGTGGCTGCCGCCGCCGGCAAGTAA